The following proteins are co-located in the Apium graveolens cultivar Ventura chromosome 5, ASM990537v1, whole genome shotgun sequence genome:
- the LOC141660405 gene encoding uncharacterized protein LOC141660405 produces the protein MNNMLSQNDKKGGRQYPQWLIQGFSDVLQDYNLIDMDLSGYQFTCERDLRTYDSIEVRLNRELISPSFQNLFSDAKLINLEISTSYHFPLLLKLGMNKYVHQEKPFRIENEWLKEPYQQIFQDVWTINSQFTFYEKLTECTNVLSI, from the coding sequence ATGAATAACATGTTATCTCAAAATGACAAGAAGGGAGGGAGACAATACCCACAATGGCTAATCCAAGGGTTTAGTGATGTTTTACAGGACTACAATTTGATCGACATGGACTTGAGTGGCTATCAGTTCACATGTGAACGTGATCTTAGAACATATGATAGTATAGAAGTGAGACTTAACAGGGAATTAATATCTCCAAGCTTTCAAAACTTGTTTAGTGATGCCAAACTCATTAACTTGGAGATTTCAACATCATATCATTTCCCGTTACTATTGAAGCTTGGCATGAACAAATACGTGCACCAGGAAAAACCTTTCCGTATTGAAAATGAATGGCTCAAAGAACCCTACCAGCAAATATTTCAAGATGTTTGGACCATAAATAGTCAGTTTACATTCTACGAGAAGTTAACAGAATGTACTAATGTTCTGTCCATATAG